In Actinoplanes derwentensis, the following proteins share a genomic window:
- a CDS encoding carbohydrate ABC transporter permease, whose product MTRAHKSGRYTVAPLLLTAVAAVLFALFFVWPGALGLIYSFTDYRGIGSLDFVGFENYTELAGDADFWSSLLRTVLFVCCSVPLIYVMSLGVAVLLTNERAKGRTPAKVIFFLPWLISPIVTGVIWRWTFGESFGFVNYLLGTLGFGPVPWQSNADLSLAVVVVASAWAATAFNMLLFIAALRNVPVSYLEAGQLDGANAWQRFRHITLPAIAPTSYMVVLLSIIGQMKEFAMVQALNGGGPGTSNRLIVQYIYETGFDSAYVGYASAVSIVLMVLLLIVAYAQTRLEKRATRDI is encoded by the coding sequence TTGACCAGAGCCCACAAATCGGGCCGCTACACCGTGGCGCCGCTGCTGCTGACCGCGGTGGCAGCGGTGCTGTTCGCCCTCTTCTTCGTCTGGCCCGGAGCGCTCGGGCTGATCTACTCGTTCACCGACTACCGCGGGATCGGCTCGCTCGACTTCGTGGGCTTCGAGAACTACACCGAACTGGCCGGCGACGCCGACTTCTGGAGTTCGCTGCTGCGGACGGTGCTGTTCGTCTGCTGCTCGGTGCCGCTGATCTACGTGATGTCGCTCGGCGTGGCGGTGCTGCTGACCAACGAGCGCGCCAAAGGCCGTACCCCCGCGAAGGTGATCTTCTTTCTGCCCTGGCTGATCTCACCGATCGTCACCGGGGTCATCTGGCGGTGGACGTTCGGCGAGAGCTTCGGCTTCGTCAACTACCTGCTCGGCACGCTCGGCTTCGGCCCGGTGCCGTGGCAGTCGAACGCCGACCTGTCCCTGGCCGTGGTCGTGGTCGCCTCGGCGTGGGCGGCCACCGCGTTCAACATGCTGCTGTTCATCGCGGCGCTGCGCAACGTGCCGGTCTCCTACCTGGAAGCCGGGCAGTTGGACGGGGCGAACGCGTGGCAGCGGTTCCGGCACATCACCCTGCCGGCCATCGCGCCCACGTCGTACATGGTCGTGCTGCTCAGCATCATCGGGCAGATGAAGGAGTTCGCCATGGTGCAGGCGCTCAACGGCGGCGGCCCGGGCACCTCCAACCGGCTGATCGTCCAGTACATCTACGAGACCGGCTTCGACTCCGCCTACGTCGGTTACGCCAGCGCCGTCTCGATCGTGCTGATGGTGCTGCTGCTGATCGTCGCCTACGCGCAGACCCGTCTGGAGAAGAGGGCCACCCGTGACATCTAG